In Mixophyes fleayi isolate aMixFle1 chromosome 4, aMixFle1.hap1, whole genome shotgun sequence, the following proteins share a genomic window:
- the ETFRF1 gene encoding electron transfer flavoprotein regulatory factor 1, with the protein MANPLRAEVVTLYKNLLFLGREYPKGEIYFKERLRKAFLKNSHVTDPEKIRELIARGEFVIKELEALYFLRKYRAMKQRYYEDSPNA; encoded by the exons ATGGCGAATCCCCTGAGAGCAGAGGTGGTGACTCTGTATAAGAAT CTTCTGTTCCTGGGACGCGAATATCCAAAGGGTGAGATTTACTTCAAGGAACGCCTGAGAAAAGCCTTTCTGAAGAACAGCCATGTAACCGACCCGGAGAAGATCAGGGAGCTCATCGCTCGGGGAGAGTTTGTTATTAAAGAGCTGGAAGCTTTGTACTTCCTGAGGAAGTACCGGGCCATGAAACAGCGTTATTATGAGGACAGTCCAAATGCCTGA